The following nucleotide sequence is from Ahniella affigens.
AAGTCGGCGTTCGCGGTGAACAAGCCGCCCATGATGCGTTTGCGATAAGGGATCGCGAGCACGTCTGGTTGGAATACGGGCTTCAGCGTTTGCCAGATCGCCTGCCGATCGCGCTGCACTTGGCCCTGTTCGGCTGCGGCCAGCAATTCCAGAATGTAGGCCGTACTGTTCTGCGAACGCAACTTGCCTGGCGGCGCGATCACATTGTAGTGCGGCTGAAAGAGGCGGACGGCCTGCCCACTGTCGAATACCTGCGCCAGGTCCGTCTCCATCGCCGGCGTCAGCAGAATCAGCTTCGTATTCTGGCTGGTCAAGTGGCGGGCGTAGTAGTCGAACAAACCATCCACGAAGAGCCCCGCATCATCGGTCCCACAGGTATTCAGCAGATGCCAGACGCGCCACGTTCCAGCCTCAGGCGATCGCCGTGCCACGGCGATGTGACTGAAATACAGCCCGTGTTTCGACAAGTCATTGCCGACCCGTGCCAGCAGCGCCACAGGCCGATCTGCCTGGATCAGCGCATCCTGAACATCATTCGCGGTTGCTGCCGCAGCGATGAGTTGCTCGCCGCTGAGCGGCGTTTGCACGCAGCTTTGACCCGCCATCGCTTTGTGCGCGGGCAACACGAATAGCCACATTCCGTGCCACAGAATCCGGCGCAGCCAATGCCACATCCCAAGGCCGCGGCTCATGGCGCCACCTGCTCACGGTGCATCAAGCGCCGTGTGTTCGCATCCGGGACGAACGCCACCACACGTTGATCCAGC
It contains:
- a CDS encoding DUF2145 domain-containing protein — protein: MSRGLGMWHWLRRILWHGMWLFVLPAHKAMAGQSCVQTPLSGEQLIAAAATANDVQDALIQADRPVALLARVGNDLSKHGLYFSHIAVARRSPEAGTWRVWHLLNTCGTDDAGLFVDGLFDYYARHLTSQNTKLILLTPAMETDLAQVFDSGQAVRLFQPHYNVIAPPGKLRSQNSTAYILELLAAAEQGQVQRDRQAIWQTLKPVFQPDVLAIPYRKRIMGGLFTANADFSDHPVATRLRGDYPVVTVHAIMRYLDQRGLATKAWVIHDGQVTQSPIELDGVPNADASTPSEPTTIMVMR